Part of the Zingiber officinale cultivar Zhangliang chromosome 8A, Zo_v1.1, whole genome shotgun sequence genome, ccccttaggattttcccctgcctaaccggagttaggactttcctgaaaccttatttaaccacgttagataacaaggaaccttaactttgaatccctttgccattatcaaaactgaggttcgatcgtcggatgcttactgcaccaacagaatatacaaaaaaaataatatgaacataagcggtttacttggttcggaaccttcgacgactcctactctaaggcccaggTCCCGCGAatctatcaatgggtaatccactaacaaACCTCTTCCGCTACCTCAGAAAGAGGAGATCAAGTACAAAGAGATCAGAAAAGTGTAATAGACTACATTTTTCATTTGcataaattaagtacaaaaaaaattactttattaccGACACATAGGGATCGAAGTGAGAGCGCATGAGTGTCAGTGTCGATTTgctgacctcttgatcttctatcgtattcctcttcttatctcggacgtcgtgtgggcgacgatctaccgagacgagaaccacccaagctccttcttctccaagctagtttcgaCCACCataaaaaactccaagagatgtgaggttcggccaccaccaccaaggttcaagggatgctagaaacaaagtctcctttctctccttcttctccaagcaatatccggccaccttccaagctccaaaggatgaagagtttcagccaaggagaagaaagaaaaagagaagggAAACTTAGAAGGGTCGGTCACACCactaaggaagagagggaggaaaaatagaatagagttgttagccatgaagccacccctcttttataattcttggtcttagcaaataaggaaaaattaaataaaatattccttATTTTCtctgccatgaaaagaaaattttaattaattaaaaacaattttcttttcttaaatcaAGTGGTTGCCCACCTCATAATcctaaacaaggaaagttttaacaagaattaaaacttcctaatttgtttcctgaaattttttaaaaaaattctctaataatttatcccttcatggttggttataaaaggaaatatataaattaaaagttctctattaaaatatgtggatgatttccaaaaagaaaagttatttttaaaattaaaatctccttacaatctacaaataaggaaagatatcaaatcttttcttaatcttttgtaaaaacttataaaaggaaatatttaattttaaactatctttttaaatcatgaacatggttacaaaaaaggaaagttttatcaaaattaaaatcttcctttcaatctacaaataaggaaatatatcaaatcttttcttaatcttttgtgaaagctataaaaggaaagatttaaattttaaactatcttttaaaaccatggaatccacataagaaaaattttaaaaaataaaatccttttaattttattgtgaccGACCacttaagcttggactcaagctagggtcggccgccacttggttcatccaaggattaacttggccagctccttgcttgggctccaagcaaggcttggccggccaccttaggatgggtataaaggtgggtataatactttataaataagaggtcacgatagggaccgagaggaggaattggttttggtcttccgatgaaattaaactccccgtgttcgccccaaacacccaacttaatttcatcaataataattcatttcactaaaaaattattattgaactaccgcaccaatcccaaattacatttttggctccttcttattatgagtgtgttagtctccctgtgtttaagatatcgaatgcccactaattaattgagttactgacaactcattttaattaatgtgttagtccaagagtagtaccactcaaccttatcgtcatgtcggactaagtccacctgcagagtttaacatgacaattcttatgagctcctctcgggggacattatcaacctagattactaggacacagttttcttttataatcaacaacacacactataagtaatatcatttcccaacttatcgggactattgatttatcgagctaaatctcacattttgataagttaaagaaataaatattaaatatatgtatttgttattatattaggattaagaacacactcttccataataactaaggtcttgttcttttattaagtcagtaccaaaagaacttaccttaaatggtcctgctcaatacactcagagtgtactagtgtaattttatagttaagataaactaataccaaattacactacgactatttcaatggtttgttcttttccatcttagtcgtgagctactgtttataatttatcaaGAATCGATAACataattttctgtgtgtgacaccacacaccatgttatctacaatataagttaattgaataactacacttaacttataaatgtagatatttgaccaatatgattcttatttctacttaaatgtttatacaaaaagttaagcttttagtatacatttcaacAATTCACTAGAGGCTTGTTTATGCATTTTAACCCTACAAAATATATTAGTCCAAAAATAAAGTGTaatctgcaaaatagagttaacataatataaaataacattattaattagatcatgcaTTCCCAAGATCATGATCTAGTTATGTTCTCCCCCTCATGCATTACCACCTGcattaatggctagtagtcaaccataatttacctcctccgtgttggtttCAGGACGGGTTGGCGGGCGGCACTGGTGGCGagtgaatcaccttttgccatatGATCTAGTTATGTTCTCAGCTTAGACTTCAAAAATGACTCTAAGCTGGACACATGCCTACAGTCTCACTGGGACTCGTTCTCACTAGATCACTCTCTTCTAGTCATTttacttttagttataatttgcagtcacttgacttaccTCTTGACTCATCAGGTCTTACTGCCAATTGTCAAGTCCGCAAACTCAACTTACCTTTAGCCATTGTCAGGTCGAACCTAGCTAGACTTCCTATGAGATATCATGTCACATCTTGACATATCTAGACTTCGTGTTAGTTATTAGGCTCTCATACATAACTAGCTTCAGCTTagtatcaggtcctctagactcgTCAATTTCTGCACATATGATGAAAATATTAGACAACCtaacatctaactttaaactatttattattcattaaaatttgagtttgacTATTGATGTTAACTGTACCAACAAGTAATTCCCGATTTACTCAACGAGtagtagaaaattttcataagatCAGATCGATCGTTCCAAATTCGATGTTACCTGATTTaatatttgtttttaaaatattgaatGGAGACGAGCCTCGGAGTATAGTTGAGTTAGTCTTAAAGTGTTAAACTTATATCAATGGGCAATAGTTCAAGTTGTGAATATGAAAAATAACTCTGCTACTTAGTGGACTATTCAATACCTAATTTATCTTTCTTCGTGATACTATAGGACCGGACCGACTATGAGTATTATCATATTTTTACATCAATAGTTTAAACGGAGACTACTCCAGCATATAAATATGAATTTATATAGAAACAAAATGATTTGTCATCCCTACTAAAAACGCCTAATTtgattttgtcaaaaaaaaaaaaagtgaaatctttttttatttgtttatcctTTATCTAAAATTATCATGATACAGTATATTCTTCGTCAAATAAGGTAAGGAACCATGTTCGTTGCCAACCTATTTGTTTATCTTTTATCTAAAATTATCTTGATAAAGTATATTCTTCGTTAAATAAGGTAAGGAACCATGTTCGTTGCCAACCATAAACTCACACACactaatatatataaaatttagtaaTATGGGAATTTAATATTTCAGTTGCCAGTGCTGATGCTGGATCGGCAATTATACCACCAAACCCTCCAACCGAATCGAATCGAATCCAAATCCAAACCCTCACCCTCGAAACCGAATCGAAATCCAATCACGTCGTCCTCGACCAATGCTGTCCTTCCTCTGTCCTTTCTCCCTCCGCTTCCTCCGCTCTTGACTTCGCCGGATCCCGCTGCTGCCCCACGCCTAGGCACCGCTTCTTCTCGTCGCTGTACTGCCGCCGGAGGTTGCCGCGGCCCGCATACCCCCTCCTCGTCTCTGTTGTTTTCTCGATCCGTGAGTCTCTTCGTtcctagctctccctctcccgctcgaagtctctctttttttttctccctctttCGTTTGTCCTCGTATTTGAGTAGGGCTGCGGAGTGGGCCGCTAGGGTTTGTTCATATGTCCGGTACCGAGGTGGATTGACCGCGGTACTTGCCGGTCCTTTTTATTTCGAAGCAAAATTGTGTGTTTGACAGCTTGGTCTAGGGTTTCGCGTCTCGTTGTTATTTAAATGACGTTGCTCGGTGCCAAAGGTTCTCTTTTTATTTAGTGCAAAGGGAAATCACGAGCAAGGAAGAGGAAATAAATCTACTTCCGTCTCACGTCGTTTCGATTTGCAGGCTCATTTGGAGTTTCTTTTATAGCTTCGGTGGTGGTCTCTTCCCTTCGGGAGATGGTGGACTCGGTGGACGTGGTGTTGGAATTTCTGAGGAAGAATCGGTTTACCAATGCAGAGGCTGCTTTGCGGGGGGAGCTGAATGCGCGACCAGACTTGAATGGGTTCCTTCAAAAACATCTTTCCGTGGAAAAAGAAGAAGTGGGAAGAAATGCTGGAGAAGTTGGTAGTGCTAGGCAGCAAAACTCAAACAATCATCGGCCTGAGACCTCGAAGGAGTACATTGTCAAGGAAATTGAAGTAGGAGGGTCTGGTAATGGATTCAACAATAAGAAAGGTCGTGGTTTTGGTCAGGACAGGAACAGTGACTCTGTAGATCTTTATCCTTTGAATTTTGGTTCCAGTGCTAGTAATTCTGATTTACTTTCTAAAGACTCGGGTGCAATTGTCAACCATTTTGCTGACCTCTTGATACCAGAAGAACCAAAGCATCGGCGCATTACTTTTGTGCCTGAGAAAAGAGATCGTGCTGTTGGTACTGAACCTGATCAGCAAGCAGAGCAGCGAACTTCTTATGCCAAGGACAGAGATAAAGCTGTGCTTGAAGTGAAACCTGAGATCAGGCAGCCTAGTGATTATAAGGACAAAAATGCTTATTCTCAAGACCATTTTGTCAATGACCTTTGGGTGAAAGCTGAAGACTCATTCAAGGGATGCTCTGTGAAGACAGTTTTTCCATTTCCCATGGACACAACCTCATCCAGTTGTAGTGGACTTCCTAATGAAAAAAATGAGTTTAAGCATAAAGATGGCAGCAACAATGAATCAAGAAAAGAACAACTAGATGAGTTCAGCGGATCATACTTCTTGGTTAAATCCGAAGAAAATGCTGTAACTAATGGTTGGAAGAGTTTTGATTTACCAGCTATCGGTGAGAATCACCGGGATGAATTACCTAAGTTGCCTCCTGTAAGACTTAAGTCCGAAGACAAGTTACTCAGTACTCAGTTGGTGGAAAAGGCTGGTCAGCATGGATCGGGAATGAAGGTATCCAATGCTGACAGTACCTTTATGATAGGATCCTTCCTCGATGTACCTGTTGGCCAGGAGATCAACTCGTCAGGTATGCTATAACTGTCTTCTAGTTATGGATTTTAACTGTAaaatttagctcaataaatcaatatgttCCTGCAAAAGATAAGGGTACAATATATAACCAGTCTCTTAGCGATGGATCATGACATGATCATTGCATTTTCATTTCACCGCGACATATATGAAACTATTAGTCCTCAAttcatttaataaattttattatcagtGTTCTAAGTAATAGAAAATCTGATACAATGTTTCTGATGATTTGTAAGAACAGAATTAAACCTAATTTGCTTAGTAAAGCTACACAAAATTTAAGACCAATTAATGTATTTGATGGTTGAATTTGGGATTTCTATTTGTCTACTgatttgatttgaaagttttaTCCGTTTAATTCTTCATAATATTGCCAATTTCAATACCAGACTGTGAAAGGAATTGTGTGGTCAGTCTATGAATTGACTAATGTATATTGTACAcagctgaatttttttttttgcctagtCTTAAGATGTGAGTATGATCATGTCATGTGCTTGCTAGTTTTCTCTTTGGATAATGAGCCTATATTTCAGACAAGCCACTGGATCAATGGCTTTTGATTTTAAGTACCTGCTGATTAAGAAATATTTGGCTGCCAAAGATTATTGTTTATGCATGTCGATATGTTTCCTTCACTTTATGCAGTCGAAATAGGCTTCTCTAGGTTAGTCTATTTCTAATTGTATTCTTTCACTGCCTTTGAAACCACGCCGATTGCTGGCAGTACTTCTGTGGGCTATTGTTTATTTAATTGTTAAGAGTACATCTAATGCATGTACCGCAACTATTTACTTAAAATTCATAAAACCATCTCTTTAGCCAATTGTTCCAGCCTTCCAGGCATTCCATTATGAATCAGAAATCTGTAAGCTTTAGCCAACTTCAAGCATATTACTTGTACCAAATATGGGAACTTCATGGATGGCCCAGACTCCAATTATATGTCATACAACCTTTTGAAACAATAAATTTGGCTTCTCCAACAGAAAATGCCTTTTTACTGTGATATTTTCCTACGTTGTTCACTCTTTGGTATTTGGTATACTCAATCACATCATTATATATCTATGGTTCCACGAATTTctatatccttttttttttaattcttactTTTTTGTTCTATTGAATTTGGATTCATTGGTGAGATATAACGGTTTAGCTGAATCTTTAACCTTATTCTTTTAAGTTGGCCCTGGGGTTTGTGTTCGACAAAGTATCAGTTCACCCTTGATTTAACTATATCTTCAATGTTTGCTTGCTAGTGTCTGTCATTGTCCATGCTCGATGGTCTGTTCTTAGCCTATGTCCCGCAGAGTGCAGTTAATTTATACATTCATCTGCATAAGACAATGTTTTATAAGCTGTGAAATTTTAATACAGGTGGCAGGCGAACAATTGGAAGTAGTTGGCTTTCTGTAAGTCAAGGAATTGCTGAGGATACTTCTGATTTAGTATCTGGTATTGCAACCTTTGGTGATGATTCTATTGACTATCCAAACGAGTATTGGGATTCTGATGAgtatgaagatgatgatgatataGGCTACATGAGACAACCAATTGAAGATGAAACCTGGTTTCTGGCACATGAAATCGACTATCCAAGTGATAATGAGAAAGGAACACACCATGAGAGTATGCTTGATCATCGGGACCAGGCCCCAAgaaaagatgaagatgatgacCAGTCTTATGCTGAGGAGGATTCCTATTTGTCAGGAGATCAGTATTTCCTAACTAAGAATGTTGAACAGGTTGCTATTTCGAAGGGACCATTGGGACATAAGATGCCAGGAGTATTTGGGAGAACAAATGAGAATGATCTAATAGGTCACTACGATGGGCAGTTAATGGATGCTGAAGAACTAAGCTTAATGCATTCAGAACATGTTTGGCAAGGTTTTGTCACACAAAATAATGAACTAATGATGTTAGGGGATGGTCCCAACTCAATTGAGGTTGGACGGAGCCACCAGAGAAACTCTCTTCTATTTCGAAGGGACCATTGGGACATAAGATGCCAGGAGTATTTGGGAGAACAAATGAGAATGATCTAATAGGTCACTATGATGGGCAGTTAATGGATGCTGAAGAACTAAGTTTAATGCATTCAGAACATGTTTGGCAAGGTTTTGTCACACAAAATAATGAACTAATGATGTTAGGGGATGGTCCCAACTCAATTGAGGTTGGACGGAGCCACCAGAGAAACTCTCTTATAGAAGATGATCAACATGGTTCAGTCAGGTCAGTTGGTGTGGGCATTAATAGTGATGCTGCTGATATAGGCAGTGAAGTACGGGAGAGCTTGGTTGGAGGAAGCAGTGAAGGGGACATGGAATTCTTTCCTGATCATAATGTTACAGAGTTTGGTATAAGACATCCTCAAAGTGGTACAACCAGTAGTGATTTGAATAAGTTAAAGAAGGAAAAGATGAAGGAAAATAAACGAGATAGCTACATTTGGGCATATAAAAAGGATTTAAGCATGCCAGGAGTGAGTGCTGATGGTGCCTTCTCTTTCCAGCCTTATAAAACTGCAAGTATGTTGGAGGTTGATTCTAACAAAACACTATGTTCAGGAAAATCTGGTGATGCTGTTAAATCTTTTGATGAGTGTGCAAATGGTCTAGTTTCAGAGGATGCCCTTGCTACTTGGAGGAGAAAAAGCAGTGATTCATCTCCTGTAAGGAGCTCCAGAGATGGGAAGACTTCTGATGCTGTCAGATCACAGAACTCAAGTGCATCATCAGCGTCAGATTATGGTTATGATGAAACAAACACTATCAGGAAAAGACACTATGAAGCAAATGAGATAAAGGAAGAAGACCCTGGAGCAGCGTTAGAAGATGAAGAAGTAGCTGCACTGCAAGAACAACTAAGACAGATAAAAGCTCAGGAGGAAGAATTTGAGACTTTCTATCTTAAGATAGTTCATAGGAAAAACAGGCATGCTTATCCTCGACATTGTTTTTTGCAATATTCTGTTTGAATGATAAGTCATTCGTATTTGTTCCTCTTTCCTCAATCTTTTCGTGCTAATGATCCACAACTAACTGCTTACAAAAAACAAATGTTTGAGGGTTTCTGTCATTTTTAGAAACACTTTTATGTTCTAACTTTCAGTTTTTCCTGTTCATGTCACTTACAGAACTGGCTTTGAAGAGGACAAAAATTTTCATGTGGTTCTGAATTCTGTTATTGCTGGACGTTATCATGTAACTGAATACTTGGGTTCTGCTGCATTTAGCAAAGCTATTCAGGCACATGATTTGCATACTGGCATGGATGTCTGTGTTaaaattatcaagaataacaAAGATTTCTTTGATCAGAGCCTTGATGAAATCAAGCTTCTGAAATTTGTTAACAAGCATGACCCTGCTGACAAGTATCATATTTTACGTCTCTATGATTATTTCTATTATCAGGTGAATATATACTTACATTTTGATCATCCATTATTCTTATTCTTATTTGTACTCATTTTTTGCCCATTTACTCTGTTTCCTTATTTTTATACAAAAGATTAGTTAAATTCAAAATAGTTCTTTTCTTATCTATGAATGCTTGAATTGCTTTGAAAGAGAAATTTCAAAAAAAGCTCAGAATGAACAAAAAGGTAGCTAGGGAAAGTTCAAAATTATGAATAATGTATTATAGGATTAGTAATTTAAAATGAAGGTCCTTAAGGCCTTATTCTGATTTGAAATGGCTAGTTCTCCAAGAAATAAAATAATATCTTGAAAAGTATTTGATTACATTGCTGCCTTGTTAGTTGTATATCTCTGCATGCATCAGGACCTTGGAAATTTCTTAATGGTTAGGCTACCTGTTTGGCATTTGCAGCACTCATGCATTTACCTgtaggagaaaaagaaaataaagcaaaaaaaaaaaaaaggatacagAAGGATTACATGTCCcaaagaattattattttatgGATTTAAGAGCAAGGATGAGAGTATTCAAGTCTAACAGGTGTGCATATCTCATCGTGCTGTAAAGTTGAAGTATGTAGACATTTTTCTAAATTCGAGAGAGCAATTTGGAATCTGTCACCACCACGAGCACAAAACCCAAAGGCAAATAATGTAGACTCAGAATTTAAGTATGCtcattattaatttttccttGTTCTACAAATCTTGGAATGCATAATGCCCTAACTAGTAAACTATCCTTTCTAATAACCATAAACACACCTTTCCTTTCATCATTCAACTACTTGTGAGAATTAGGAAGTTATTAGAATGGAATTAGCTTAAGATGGTTTCATGCAATAACTTTGGTTTGCTTTTGCTTTATTCCGTTGTTTCTGATTGATAATTTTGACATGTGTAGGAACACTTGTTGATAGTTTGTGAACTTCTCAAAGCCAACTTATATGAATTCCACAAGTTCAATAGAGAATCTGGAGGCGAGGTTTATTTTACAATGCCTAGGCTTCAGGTTCCATGCTCCATGCCATTGCCCATGCTCATGATTTTTGCTTGTTATTTGATAGAAGTTTTAGCTTATGATTTACATAATTTTTTTTGCAGTCCATTACAATTCAATGCCTCAAGGCACTTCAGTTTTTGCATGGCCTTGGCCTTATTCATTGTGACTTGAAGCCTGAAAATATATTGGTGAAGAGTTACAGTAGGTGTGAAGTTAAGGTCATTGATCTTGGCAGTAGTTGTTTTGAAACAGATAATTTATGTTCCTATGTACAATCACGATCATATCGTGCACCTGAGGTTATTCTAGGTCTCCCATATGATAAAAAGATAGACATTTGGTCGCTTGGATGCATCTTGGCCGAACTTTGCACTGGAAATGTAAGTTTCATGACTAAAAAATGTTATACAACATTGTTTTTTTCTTATTTGTCCAATCAATTCCATGTCATATGGATAAATCATGCGGCCAAATTAGAGAGTCTGCTTttatcttctatttttttttgcctTCTCCTAGTATTAATCTTTTCCTAAGATTATATTAACAGATTGTGCTGTTTTTTCAAGATGCCATTATTCATAACAACAATGCTCTTCTACTTTGTCATTAAATGAATTCCTACTTCTGCAGGTTCTCTTTCAAAATGACTCTCCTGCAACGTTACTAGCACGTGTTATCGGCATCATTGGTCCCATTGATCAAGGAATGCTTGCTAAGGGGCATGATACATACAAATATTTTACAAAGAACCACATGTTATACGAGAAGAACCAGGTTTGAGCCTCCGATATTTAATCTATGTTAAAAGCAACTTTCCAATCTTGTGCTGTCTTTCTATAAACTGGTAAGGATGCATTTTAAATTACAACAAAAGTCATATCATTTTTATGATTATCAGAAAGAACAAATAAATGACCTATGCTCTGCAAAAATTGGACTTGTGCCATTAACTAATTCCACATCCTTCCTATTCTCGCCTTTTTGCCATCCTTATTTTTTGCTACTATTCGTAGACACATAATTAGATGCTATTGTATTATCTTATTGCGGCGAAGGTGGCTAGTACCCTCTCGAAGCcccttttcttaaaaaaaaaaaaaaaaatttgaagcatGGAACAGAAGTGTTGCTCGAATCCCTGATCCTCAATTACATTTTCTTTTCAGGAAACCAACAGGCTAGAATATTTGATCCCAAAGAAAACATCACTACGCCACCGTCTGCCGATGGGTGATCAAGGCTTCATTGATTTTGTGGCACACCTCCTTGAAGTGAATCCAAGGAAGCGATCAAGTGCTTCAGAGGCACTTAACCATCCATGGCTTTCATATCCTTACGAACCAATATCAACTTGAGATATCCATGATGGACGCTGCATTCGGTCAGTCAGTCTCGGAGAAAATTC contains:
- the LOC122009684 gene encoding uncharacterized protein LOC122009684; the protein is MVDSVDVVLEFLRKNRFTNAEAALRGELNARPDLNGFLQKHLSVEKEEVGRNAGEVGSARQQNSNNHRPETSKEYIVKEIEVGGSGNGFNNKKGRGFGQDRNSDSVDLYPLNFGSSASNSDLLSKDSGAIVNHFADLLIPEEPKHRRITFVPEKRDRAVGTEPDQQAEQRTSYAKDRDKAVLEVKPEIRQPSDYKDKNAYSQDHFVNDLWVKAEDSFKGCSVKTVFPFPMDTTSSSCSGLPNEKNEFKHKDGSNNESRKEQLDEFSGSYFLVKSEENAVTNGWKSFDLPAIGENHRDELPKLPPVRLKSEDKLLSTQLVEKAGQHGSGMKVSNADSTFMIGSFLDVPVGQEINSSGGRRTIGSSWLSVSQGIAEDTSDLVSGIATFGDDSIDYPNEYWDSDEYEDDDDIGYMRQPIEDETWFLAHEIDYPSDNEKGTHHESMLDHRDQAPRKDEDDDQSYAEEDSYLSGDQYFLTKNVEQVAISKGPLGHKMPGVFGRTNENDLIGHYDGQLMDAEELSLMHSEHVWQGFVTQNNELMMLGDGPNSIEVGRSHQRNSLIEDDQHGSVRSVGVGINSDAADIGSEVRESLVGGSSEGDMEFFPDHNVTEFGIRHPQSGTTSSDLNKLKKEKMKENKRDSYIWAYKKDLSMPGVSADGAFSFQPYKTASMLEVDSNKTLCSGKSGDAVKSFDECANGLVSEDALATWRRKSSDSSPVRSSRDGKTSDAVRSQNSSASSASDYGYDETNTIRKRHYEANEIKEEDPGAALEDEEVAALQEQLRQIKAQEEEFETFYLKIVHRKNRTGFEEDKNFHVVLNSVIAGRYHVTEYLGSAAFSKAIQAHDLHTGMDVCVKIIKNNKDFFDQSLDEIKLLKFVNKHDPADKYHILRLYDYFYYQEHLLIVCELLKANLYEFHKFNRESGGEVYFTMPRLQSITIQCLKALQFLHGLGLIHCDLKPENILVKSYSRCEVKVIDLGSSCFETDNLCSYVQSRSYRAPEVILGLPYDKKIDIWSLGCILAELCTGNVLFQNDSPATLLARVIGIIGPIDQGMLAKGHDTYKYFTKNHMLYEKNQETNRLEYLIPKKTSLRHRLPMGDQGFIDFVAHLLEVNPRKRSSASEALNHPWLSYPYEPIST